One window of the Balaenoptera ricei isolate mBalRic1 chromosome X, mBalRic1.hap2, whole genome shotgun sequence genome contains the following:
- the LOC132357805 gene encoding trophinin-like isoform X1, whose protein sequence is MDRRNDSDYKMTPFQGPLPPPGSLGLHFPPDVQAETTEEDSVLLMHTLLSSTKDPLAMDPPVANRPKKSKTKKAPIKAITKTVRAAPPVPSANVITTNKPKITFPALNLPIIPQINQASATTEAANTQASSFTAQPKKANKTKRVTAKAAQGSQFPTGSESVTTQIKLPLQALNVPVIPQTIQAPVATESANSQALLASIKPKKAPKAKKANNKAIASATEISLAPSTTYTATTQGQITSIRTKKASKAKKATVKRTNTDTELLEAPDATETATRQIEASAAAIWPKKSKGKKAAYKGPNSACEISEAPPASQMVTKQALAATVRVKRGYRAWKVDTKARTTESQTQIDEGAQAKMSTPQINISVLETQVVAAVQALADDYLAQLSLEPTTRTRDKRNRKSKHLNGDERGGGNYRWIPWGQRPPLSRDVAILQERANKLVKYLLVKDQTKIPIKRSDMLKDVIQEYDEYFPEIIERASYALEKMFRVNLKEIDKQSSLYILISIQESSAGILGTTKDTPKLGLLMVILSVIFMNGNKANEAVIWEVLRKLGLHPGVRHSLFGEVRKLITDEFVKQKYLEYKRVPNSRPPEYEFFWGLRSYHETSKMKVLKFACKVQKKDPKDWAVQYREAVEMEVQAAAVAVAEAEARAEARAQMGIGEEAVAGPWNWDDMDIDCLTREELGDDAQAWGRFSLEIEARAQENANASTNIDFSRGASTRASYSDGASISFSGVPSPSNGFGGTCSTSASFSSVASVCFGGTPSTCSTFSGGASISFGGAASTSSSFSSEASISFGGTPCTSTNFSGGVSSSFSGPLNTSTSFSGGASSGFGGMLSTPAGFSDALSMSTSFGSTLGTSAVFSGALSTSPGFGGTLSTSVYFGGSPSSSASFGGTLSTSICFGGFPSTSTGFDGVLSTSVSFGSSFSNSTDFGGTLSTSFCFGDSPSTSASFGGTLSTSLGLGGALNTSAGFSSAVSISTGFSSAPSTNSGFGSVFSTSTDFSGAPKTTTDLGSAPSTSIGFGGAPSTSFCFGSVSNTNLCFGGPPSTSTCFSGPTSASFGDGLSTSAGFSFCDGLSTSPGFGGGLSTNSGFGGGLISSDIFGGGLGTNAGFGSTLGTSADFSSGLSISDGFGGGPNTSFDGRLSTIIGFGSGSNTSTGFTGEPRTSTSFIGGPTSIVGFGSGLSTDADFNGGPSSSVGYSGGPSNAAGFGGGATSLGACSFSYG, encoded by the exons ATGGATAGGAGAAATGACTCCGATTATAAGATGACCCCGTTCCAG GGCCCTCTGCCTCCCCCTGGGAGCCTGGGGCTTCACTTCCCTCCAGATGTACAGGCTGAGACAACAGAAGAAGACAGTGTCTTGCTGATGCATACCCTCTTGTCATCAACCAAGGACCCCCTGGCTATGGACCCACCAGTTGCCAACCGGCCTAAGAAAAGCAAGACCAAGAAGGCCCCTATTAAGGCTATCACTAAGACAGTACGCGCTGCCCCTCCAGTTCCATCTGCCAATGTGATTACCACCAACAAGCCTAAAATAACTTTTCCGGCTTTAAACCTTCCAATCATCCCCCAGATCAACCAGGCTTCAGCTACCACTGAGGCAGCCAATACTCAGGCTTCTTCATTCACCGCTCAGCCTAAGAAAGCCAACAAGACAAAGAGAGTTACTGCTAAGGCAGCCCAAGGCTCCCAATTTCCAACTGGCAGTGAGAGTGTTACTACACAGATCAAGTTACCCTTGCAGGCCCTAAACGTGCCAGTCATCCCACAGACTATCCAGGCTCCAGTTGCCACTGAGTCAGCCAATTCTCAAGCCTTGTTAGCCTCCATCAAGCCTAAGAAAGCTCCCAAGGCTAAGAAGGCTAACAATAAGGCCATAGCTAGTGCCACTGAGATCTCACTGGCTCCATCCACCACCTACACAGCTACCACCCAAGGCCAAATTACCTCCATCCGAACTAAGAAAGCCTCCAAAGCCAAGAAAGCAACTGTTAAGCGCACAAATACTGACACTGAACTCCTAGAGGCCCCAGATGCCACTGAGACAGCTACCAGGCAGATTGAGGCCTCAGCAGCAGCTATCTGGCCCAAAAAATCCAAGGGCAAGAAGGCTGCCTATAAGGGCCCAAATTCTGCCTGTGAGATATCTGAGGCCCCACCTGCCAGTCAAATGGTCACAAAACAAGCCCTAGCAGCCACTGTCCGGGTCAAGAGAGGGTACAGGGCTTGGAAGGTTGACACTAAAGCCCGGACAACTGAAAGCCAGACTCAAATTGACGAAGGGGCCCAGGCCAAGATGTCTACCCCTCAGATCAACATAAGTGTCCTTGAGACTCAGGTTGTTGCTGCTGTCCAGGCCCTGGCAGATGACTACCTGGCTCAGTTGAGTCTGGAGCCCACAACCAGGACCCGGGACAAGAGGAACCGAAAG TCCAAGCATCTGAACGGGGATGAGAGAGGTGGTGGTAATTATAGGTGGATTCCATGGGGCCAGAGGCCTCCGCTATCCCGAGATGTGGCCATTTTGCAAGAAAGG GCAAATAAGTTGGTGAAATACCTGTTGGTTAAGGACCAGACAAAGATCCCCATCAAGCGCTCAG ACATGCTGAAGGATGTCATCCAAGAATATGATGAATACTTCCCAGAGATCATTGAACGAGCAAGCTATGCTCTGGAGAAG ATGTTTCGAGTCAATCTGAAGGAAATTGATAAACAAAGTAGCTTGTATATTCTCATCAGCATTCAGGAATCCTCTGCAGGCATCCTGGGAAC GACCAAGGACACACCCAAACTAGGTCTtctcatggttattctgagtgtCATTTTTATGAATGGCAACAAGGCCAATGAGG CTGTCATCTGGGAGGTGCTGCGCAAGTTGGGGCTGCACCCTGG GGTAAGGCATTCGCTCTTTGGGGAAGTGAGGAAGCTCATCACAGACGAGTTTGTGAAGCAGAA gtaCCTGGAATACAAGAGGGTCCCCAACAGCAGACCACCTGAATATGAGTTCTTCTGGGGCTTGCGCTCCTACCATGAGACTAGCAAGATGAAAGTTCTCAAGTTTGCATGCAAG GTGCAGAAGAAAGACCCCAAGGACTGGGCCGTGCAGTATCGGGAGGCAGTGGAGATGGAAGTCCAAGCTGCAGCTGTGGCTGTAGCTGAGGCTGAGGCCAGGGCTGAGGCAAGAGCCCAAATGGGGATTGGAGAGGAAGCTGTGGCTGGGCCCTGGAATTGGGATGACATGGATATCGACTGCCTAACAAGGGAAGAGCTAGGCGATGATGCTCAGGCCTGGGGCAGATTTTCACTTGAAATTGAGGCCAGAGcccaagaaaatgcaaatgccAGCACCAACATtgacttcagcagaggagctagCACCAGGGCTAGCTATAGCGATGGTGCTAGTATTAGCTTCAGTGGTGTACCCAGCCCCAGTAATGGCTTTGGTGGCACATGCAGCACCAGTGCCAGCTTCAGCAGCGTAGCCAGCGTTTGCTTTGGTGGCACACCCAGCACTTGCTCCACTTTCAGTGGTGGAGCCAGCATTAGCTTTGGTGGTGCAGCCAGCACCAGCTCTAGTTTCAGCAGTGAAGCCAGCATTAGCTTTGGTGGCACACCTTGCACCAGTACCAACTTCAGTGGTGGGGTCAGCTCTAGTTTCAGTGGCCCACTCAACACCAGTACAAGTTTCAGTGGTGGAGCCAGCTCTGGTTTTGGAGGCATGCTCAGTACCCCTGCTGGCTTCAGTGATGCACTCAGTATGAGCACCAGCTTTGGCAGTACACTCGGCACCAGTGCAGTCTTTAGTGGTGCACTTAGCACCAGCCCTGGCTTTGGTGGCACACTCAGCACTAGTGTCTACTTTGGTGGCTCTCCCAGTTCCAGTGCCAGCTTTGGTGGCACACTCAGTACCAGTATCTGCTTTGGTGGCTTTCCTAGCACCAGCACTGGTTTTGATGGTGTACTCAGTACCAGTGTCTCCTTTGGTAGCTCTTTCAGCAATAGCACTGACTTTGGTGGTACACTAAGCACAAGCTTCTGCTTTGGTGATTCTCCCAGCACTAGTGCCAGCTTTGGTGGTACACTCAGCACCAGTCTTGGCTTAGGTGGTGCACTCAACACCAGTGCTGGTTTTAGCAGTGCTGTCAGCATTAGCACTGGCTTCAGCAGTGCACCCAGCACCAACTCTGGCTTTGGCAGTGTGTTCAGCACCAGTACTGACTTCAGTGGGGCACCTAAAACCACTACTGACCTTGGCAGTGCTCCCAGCACCAGCATTGGCTTTGGTGGAGCCCCCAGCACCAGCTTCTGCTTTGGCAGTGTGTCTAACACCAACCTATGCTTTGGTGGCCCTCCTAGTACCAGCACCTGCTTTAGTGGTCCTACCAGTGCCAGTTTTGGTGATGGACTCAGCACCAGTGCTGGTTTCAGCTTTTGTGATGGGTTAAGCACCAGCCCTGGATTTGGTGGTGGACTGAGCACCAACTCTGGCTTTGGTGGTGGACTGATCTCCAGTGATATCTTTGGTGGTGGGCTGGGCACCAATGCTGGTTTTGGCAGCACACTTGGCACCAGTGCTGACTTTAGTAGTGGCCTCAGCATCAGTGATGGCTTTGGCGGTGGGCCTAATACCAGCTTCGACGGAAGACTGAGCACCATCATTGGCTTTGGCAGTGGTTCCAACACCAGCACTGGCTTTACTGGTGAACCCCGCACCAGCACCAGCTTTATTGGTGGACCCACTTCTATTGTTGGCTTTGGCAGTGGACTGAGCACCGATGCTGACTTCAACGGTGGACCAAGCAGTAGTGTTGGCTATAGCGGTGGACCGAGCAATGCTGCTGGCTTTGGTGGTGGAGCCACCAGCCTTGGTGCCTGTAGCTTCTCCTATGGCTAG
- the LOC132357805 gene encoding trophinin-like isoform X2 — protein MDRRNDSDYKMTPFQGPLPPPGSLGLHFPPDVQAETTEEDSVLLMHTLLSSTKDPLAMDPPVANRPKKSKTKKAPIKAITKTVRAAPPVPSANVITTNKPKITFPALNLPIIPQINQASATTEAANTQASSFTAQPKKANKTKRVTAKAAQGSQFPTGSESVTTQIKLPLQALNVPVIPQTIQAPVATESANSQALLASIKPKKAPKAKKANNKAIASATEISLAPSTTYTATTQGQITSIRTKKASKAKKATVKRTNTDTELLEAPDATETATRQIEASAAAIWPKKSKGKKAAYKGPNSACEISEAPPASQMVTKQALAATVRVKRGYRAWKVDTKARTTESQTQIDEGAQAKMSTPQINISVLETQVVAAVQALADDYLAQLSLEPTTRTRDKRNRKANKLVKYLLVKDQTKIPIKRSDMLKDVIQEYDEYFPEIIERASYALEKMFRVNLKEIDKQSSLYILISIQESSAGILGTTKDTPKLGLLMVILSVIFMNGNKANEAVIWEVLRKLGLHPGVRHSLFGEVRKLITDEFVKQKYLEYKRVPNSRPPEYEFFWGLRSYHETSKMKVLKFACKVQKKDPKDWAVQYREAVEMEVQAAAVAVAEAEARAEARAQMGIGEEAVAGPWNWDDMDIDCLTREELGDDAQAWGRFSLEIEARAQENANASTNIDFSRGASTRASYSDGASISFSGVPSPSNGFGGTCSTSASFSSVASVCFGGTPSTCSTFSGGASISFGGAASTSSSFSSEASISFGGTPCTSTNFSGGVSSSFSGPLNTSTSFSGGASSGFGGMLSTPAGFSDALSMSTSFGSTLGTSAVFSGALSTSPGFGGTLSTSVYFGGSPSSSASFGGTLSTSICFGGFPSTSTGFDGVLSTSVSFGSSFSNSTDFGGTLSTSFCFGDSPSTSASFGGTLSTSLGLGGALNTSAGFSSAVSISTGFSSAPSTNSGFGSVFSTSTDFSGAPKTTTDLGSAPSTSIGFGGAPSTSFCFGSVSNTNLCFGGPPSTSTCFSGPTSASFGDGLSTSAGFSFCDGLSTSPGFGGGLSTNSGFGGGLISSDIFGGGLGTNAGFGSTLGTSADFSSGLSISDGFGGGPNTSFDGRLSTIIGFGSGSNTSTGFTGEPRTSTSFIGGPTSIVGFGSGLSTDADFNGGPSSSVGYSGGPSNAAGFGGGATSLGACSFSYG, from the exons ATGGATAGGAGAAATGACTCCGATTATAAGATGACCCCGTTCCAG GGCCCTCTGCCTCCCCCTGGGAGCCTGGGGCTTCACTTCCCTCCAGATGTACAGGCTGAGACAACAGAAGAAGACAGTGTCTTGCTGATGCATACCCTCTTGTCATCAACCAAGGACCCCCTGGCTATGGACCCACCAGTTGCCAACCGGCCTAAGAAAAGCAAGACCAAGAAGGCCCCTATTAAGGCTATCACTAAGACAGTACGCGCTGCCCCTCCAGTTCCATCTGCCAATGTGATTACCACCAACAAGCCTAAAATAACTTTTCCGGCTTTAAACCTTCCAATCATCCCCCAGATCAACCAGGCTTCAGCTACCACTGAGGCAGCCAATACTCAGGCTTCTTCATTCACCGCTCAGCCTAAGAAAGCCAACAAGACAAAGAGAGTTACTGCTAAGGCAGCCCAAGGCTCCCAATTTCCAACTGGCAGTGAGAGTGTTACTACACAGATCAAGTTACCCTTGCAGGCCCTAAACGTGCCAGTCATCCCACAGACTATCCAGGCTCCAGTTGCCACTGAGTCAGCCAATTCTCAAGCCTTGTTAGCCTCCATCAAGCCTAAGAAAGCTCCCAAGGCTAAGAAGGCTAACAATAAGGCCATAGCTAGTGCCACTGAGATCTCACTGGCTCCATCCACCACCTACACAGCTACCACCCAAGGCCAAATTACCTCCATCCGAACTAAGAAAGCCTCCAAAGCCAAGAAAGCAACTGTTAAGCGCACAAATACTGACACTGAACTCCTAGAGGCCCCAGATGCCACTGAGACAGCTACCAGGCAGATTGAGGCCTCAGCAGCAGCTATCTGGCCCAAAAAATCCAAGGGCAAGAAGGCTGCCTATAAGGGCCCAAATTCTGCCTGTGAGATATCTGAGGCCCCACCTGCCAGTCAAATGGTCACAAAACAAGCCCTAGCAGCCACTGTCCGGGTCAAGAGAGGGTACAGGGCTTGGAAGGTTGACACTAAAGCCCGGACAACTGAAAGCCAGACTCAAATTGACGAAGGGGCCCAGGCCAAGATGTCTACCCCTCAGATCAACATAAGTGTCCTTGAGACTCAGGTTGTTGCTGCTGTCCAGGCCCTGGCAGATGACTACCTGGCTCAGTTGAGTCTGGAGCCCACAACCAGGACCCGGGACAAGAGGAACCGAAAG GCAAATAAGTTGGTGAAATACCTGTTGGTTAAGGACCAGACAAAGATCCCCATCAAGCGCTCAG ACATGCTGAAGGATGTCATCCAAGAATATGATGAATACTTCCCAGAGATCATTGAACGAGCAAGCTATGCTCTGGAGAAG ATGTTTCGAGTCAATCTGAAGGAAATTGATAAACAAAGTAGCTTGTATATTCTCATCAGCATTCAGGAATCCTCTGCAGGCATCCTGGGAAC GACCAAGGACACACCCAAACTAGGTCTtctcatggttattctgagtgtCATTTTTATGAATGGCAACAAGGCCAATGAGG CTGTCATCTGGGAGGTGCTGCGCAAGTTGGGGCTGCACCCTGG GGTAAGGCATTCGCTCTTTGGGGAAGTGAGGAAGCTCATCACAGACGAGTTTGTGAAGCAGAA gtaCCTGGAATACAAGAGGGTCCCCAACAGCAGACCACCTGAATATGAGTTCTTCTGGGGCTTGCGCTCCTACCATGAGACTAGCAAGATGAAAGTTCTCAAGTTTGCATGCAAG GTGCAGAAGAAAGACCCCAAGGACTGGGCCGTGCAGTATCGGGAGGCAGTGGAGATGGAAGTCCAAGCTGCAGCTGTGGCTGTAGCTGAGGCTGAGGCCAGGGCTGAGGCAAGAGCCCAAATGGGGATTGGAGAGGAAGCTGTGGCTGGGCCCTGGAATTGGGATGACATGGATATCGACTGCCTAACAAGGGAAGAGCTAGGCGATGATGCTCAGGCCTGGGGCAGATTTTCACTTGAAATTGAGGCCAGAGcccaagaaaatgcaaatgccAGCACCAACATtgacttcagcagaggagctagCACCAGGGCTAGCTATAGCGATGGTGCTAGTATTAGCTTCAGTGGTGTACCCAGCCCCAGTAATGGCTTTGGTGGCACATGCAGCACCAGTGCCAGCTTCAGCAGCGTAGCCAGCGTTTGCTTTGGTGGCACACCCAGCACTTGCTCCACTTTCAGTGGTGGAGCCAGCATTAGCTTTGGTGGTGCAGCCAGCACCAGCTCTAGTTTCAGCAGTGAAGCCAGCATTAGCTTTGGTGGCACACCTTGCACCAGTACCAACTTCAGTGGTGGGGTCAGCTCTAGTTTCAGTGGCCCACTCAACACCAGTACAAGTTTCAGTGGTGGAGCCAGCTCTGGTTTTGGAGGCATGCTCAGTACCCCTGCTGGCTTCAGTGATGCACTCAGTATGAGCACCAGCTTTGGCAGTACACTCGGCACCAGTGCAGTCTTTAGTGGTGCACTTAGCACCAGCCCTGGCTTTGGTGGCACACTCAGCACTAGTGTCTACTTTGGTGGCTCTCCCAGTTCCAGTGCCAGCTTTGGTGGCACACTCAGTACCAGTATCTGCTTTGGTGGCTTTCCTAGCACCAGCACTGGTTTTGATGGTGTACTCAGTACCAGTGTCTCCTTTGGTAGCTCTTTCAGCAATAGCACTGACTTTGGTGGTACACTAAGCACAAGCTTCTGCTTTGGTGATTCTCCCAGCACTAGTGCCAGCTTTGGTGGTACACTCAGCACCAGTCTTGGCTTAGGTGGTGCACTCAACACCAGTGCTGGTTTTAGCAGTGCTGTCAGCATTAGCACTGGCTTCAGCAGTGCACCCAGCACCAACTCTGGCTTTGGCAGTGTGTTCAGCACCAGTACTGACTTCAGTGGGGCACCTAAAACCACTACTGACCTTGGCAGTGCTCCCAGCACCAGCATTGGCTTTGGTGGAGCCCCCAGCACCAGCTTCTGCTTTGGCAGTGTGTCTAACACCAACCTATGCTTTGGTGGCCCTCCTAGTACCAGCACCTGCTTTAGTGGTCCTACCAGTGCCAGTTTTGGTGATGGACTCAGCACCAGTGCTGGTTTCAGCTTTTGTGATGGGTTAAGCACCAGCCCTGGATTTGGTGGTGGACTGAGCACCAACTCTGGCTTTGGTGGTGGACTGATCTCCAGTGATATCTTTGGTGGTGGGCTGGGCACCAATGCTGGTTTTGGCAGCACACTTGGCACCAGTGCTGACTTTAGTAGTGGCCTCAGCATCAGTGATGGCTTTGGCGGTGGGCCTAATACCAGCTTCGACGGAAGACTGAGCACCATCATTGGCTTTGGCAGTGGTTCCAACACCAGCACTGGCTTTACTGGTGAACCCCGCACCAGCACCAGCTTTATTGGTGGACCCACTTCTATTGTTGGCTTTGGCAGTGGACTGAGCACCGATGCTGACTTCAACGGTGGACCAAGCAGTAGTGTTGGCTATAGCGGTGGACCGAGCAATGCTGCTGGCTTTGGTGGTGGAGCCACCAGCCTTGGTGCCTGTAGCTTCTCCTATGGCTAG
- the LOC132357805 gene encoding trophinin-like isoform X3, with translation MDRRNDSDYKMTPFQDPLAMDPPVANRPKKSKTKKAPIKAITKTVRAAPPVPSANVITTNKPKITFPALNLPIIPQINQASATTEAANTQASSFTAQPKKANKTKRVTAKAAQGSQFPTGSESVTTQIKLPLQALNVPVIPQTIQAPVATESANSQALLASIKPKKAPKAKKANNKAIASATEISLAPSTTYTATTQGQITSIRTKKASKAKKATVKRTNTDTELLEAPDATETATRQIEASAAAIWPKKSKGKKAAYKGPNSACEISEAPPASQMVTKQALAATVRVKRGYRAWKVDTKARTTESQTQIDEGAQAKMSTPQINISVLETQVVAAVQALADDYLAQLSLEPTTRTRDKRNRKSKHLNGDERGGGNYRWIPWGQRPPLSRDVAILQERANKLVKYLLVKDQTKIPIKRSDMLKDVIQEYDEYFPEIIERASYALEKMFRVNLKEIDKQSSLYILISIQESSAGILGTTKDTPKLGLLMVILSVIFMNGNKANEAVIWEVLRKLGLHPGVRHSLFGEVRKLITDEFVKQKYLEYKRVPNSRPPEYEFFWGLRSYHETSKMKVLKFACKVQKKDPKDWAVQYREAVEMEVQAAAVAVAEAEARAEARAQMGIGEEAVAGPWNWDDMDIDCLTREELGDDAQAWGRFSLEIEARAQENANASTNIDFSRGASTRASYSDGASISFSGVPSPSNGFGGTCSTSASFSSVASVCFGGTPSTCSTFSGGASISFGGAASTSSSFSSEASISFGGTPCTSTNFSGGVSSSFSGPLNTSTSFSGGASSGFGGMLSTPAGFSDALSMSTSFGSTLGTSAVFSGALSTSPGFGGTLSTSVYFGGSPSSSASFGGTLSTSICFGGFPSTSTGFDGVLSTSVSFGSSFSNSTDFGGTLSTSFCFGDSPSTSASFGGTLSTSLGLGGALNTSAGFSSAVSISTGFSSAPSTNSGFGSVFSTSTDFSGAPKTTTDLGSAPSTSIGFGGAPSTSFCFGSVSNTNLCFGGPPSTSTCFSGPTSASFGDGLSTSAGFSFCDGLSTSPGFGGGLSTNSGFGGGLISSDIFGGGLGTNAGFGSTLGTSADFSSGLSISDGFGGGPNTSFDGRLSTIIGFGSGSNTSTGFTGEPRTSTSFIGGPTSIVGFGSGLSTDADFNGGPSSSVGYSGGPSNAAGFGGGATSLGACSFSYG, from the exons ATGGATAGGAGAAATGACTCCGATTATAAGATGACCCCGTTCCAG GACCCCCTGGCTATGGACCCACCAGTTGCCAACCGGCCTAAGAAAAGCAAGACCAAGAAGGCCCCTATTAAGGCTATCACTAAGACAGTACGCGCTGCCCCTCCAGTTCCATCTGCCAATGTGATTACCACCAACAAGCCTAAAATAACTTTTCCGGCTTTAAACCTTCCAATCATCCCCCAGATCAACCAGGCTTCAGCTACCACTGAGGCAGCCAATACTCAGGCTTCTTCATTCACCGCTCAGCCTAAGAAAGCCAACAAGACAAAGAGAGTTACTGCTAAGGCAGCCCAAGGCTCCCAATTTCCAACTGGCAGTGAGAGTGTTACTACACAGATCAAGTTACCCTTGCAGGCCCTAAACGTGCCAGTCATCCCACAGACTATCCAGGCTCCAGTTGCCACTGAGTCAGCCAATTCTCAAGCCTTGTTAGCCTCCATCAAGCCTAAGAAAGCTCCCAAGGCTAAGAAGGCTAACAATAAGGCCATAGCTAGTGCCACTGAGATCTCACTGGCTCCATCCACCACCTACACAGCTACCACCCAAGGCCAAATTACCTCCATCCGAACTAAGAAAGCCTCCAAAGCCAAGAAAGCAACTGTTAAGCGCACAAATACTGACACTGAACTCCTAGAGGCCCCAGATGCCACTGAGACAGCTACCAGGCAGATTGAGGCCTCAGCAGCAGCTATCTGGCCCAAAAAATCCAAGGGCAAGAAGGCTGCCTATAAGGGCCCAAATTCTGCCTGTGAGATATCTGAGGCCCCACCTGCCAGTCAAATGGTCACAAAACAAGCCCTAGCAGCCACTGTCCGGGTCAAGAGAGGGTACAGGGCTTGGAAGGTTGACACTAAAGCCCGGACAACTGAAAGCCAGACTCAAATTGACGAAGGGGCCCAGGCCAAGATGTCTACCCCTCAGATCAACATAAGTGTCCTTGAGACTCAGGTTGTTGCTGCTGTCCAGGCCCTGGCAGATGACTACCTGGCTCAGTTGAGTCTGGAGCCCACAACCAGGACCCGGGACAAGAGGAACCGAAAG TCCAAGCATCTGAACGGGGATGAGAGAGGTGGTGGTAATTATAGGTGGATTCCATGGGGCCAGAGGCCTCCGCTATCCCGAGATGTGGCCATTTTGCAAGAAAGG GCAAATAAGTTGGTGAAATACCTGTTGGTTAAGGACCAGACAAAGATCCCCATCAAGCGCTCAG ACATGCTGAAGGATGTCATCCAAGAATATGATGAATACTTCCCAGAGATCATTGAACGAGCAAGCTATGCTCTGGAGAAG ATGTTTCGAGTCAATCTGAAGGAAATTGATAAACAAAGTAGCTTGTATATTCTCATCAGCATTCAGGAATCCTCTGCAGGCATCCTGGGAAC GACCAAGGACACACCCAAACTAGGTCTtctcatggttattctgagtgtCATTTTTATGAATGGCAACAAGGCCAATGAGG CTGTCATCTGGGAGGTGCTGCGCAAGTTGGGGCTGCACCCTGG GGTAAGGCATTCGCTCTTTGGGGAAGTGAGGAAGCTCATCACAGACGAGTTTGTGAAGCAGAA gtaCCTGGAATACAAGAGGGTCCCCAACAGCAGACCACCTGAATATGAGTTCTTCTGGGGCTTGCGCTCCTACCATGAGACTAGCAAGATGAAAGTTCTCAAGTTTGCATGCAAG GTGCAGAAGAAAGACCCCAAGGACTGGGCCGTGCAGTATCGGGAGGCAGTGGAGATGGAAGTCCAAGCTGCAGCTGTGGCTGTAGCTGAGGCTGAGGCCAGGGCTGAGGCAAGAGCCCAAATGGGGATTGGAGAGGAAGCTGTGGCTGGGCCCTGGAATTGGGATGACATGGATATCGACTGCCTAACAAGGGAAGAGCTAGGCGATGATGCTCAGGCCTGGGGCAGATTTTCACTTGAAATTGAGGCCAGAGcccaagaaaatgcaaatgccAGCACCAACATtgacttcagcagaggagctagCACCAGGGCTAGCTATAGCGATGGTGCTAGTATTAGCTTCAGTGGTGTACCCAGCCCCAGTAATGGCTTTGGTGGCACATGCAGCACCAGTGCCAGCTTCAGCAGCGTAGCCAGCGTTTGCTTTGGTGGCACACCCAGCACTTGCTCCACTTTCAGTGGTGGAGCCAGCATTAGCTTTGGTGGTGCAGCCAGCACCAGCTCTAGTTTCAGCAGTGAAGCCAGCATTAGCTTTGGTGGCACACCTTGCACCAGTACCAACTTCAGTGGTGGGGTCAGCTCTAGTTTCAGTGGCCCACTCAACACCAGTACAAGTTTCAGTGGTGGAGCCAGCTCTGGTTTTGGAGGCATGCTCAGTACCCCTGCTGGCTTCAGTGATGCACTCAGTATGAGCACCAGCTTTGGCAGTACACTCGGCACCAGTGCAGTCTTTAGTGGTGCACTTAGCACCAGCCCTGGCTTTGGTGGCACACTCAGCACTAGTGTCTACTTTGGTGGCTCTCCCAGTTCCAGTGCCAGCTTTGGTGGCACACTCAGTACCAGTATCTGCTTTGGTGGCTTTCCTAGCACCAGCACTGGTTTTGATGGTGTACTCAGTACCAGTGTCTCCTTTGGTAGCTCTTTCAGCAATAGCACTGACTTTGGTGGTACACTAAGCACAAGCTTCTGCTTTGGTGATTCTCCCAGCACTAGTGCCAGCTTTGGTGGTACACTCAGCACCAGTCTTGGCTTAGGTGGTGCACTCAACACCAGTGCTGGTTTTAGCAGTGCTGTCAGCATTAGCACTGGCTTCAGCAGTGCACCCAGCACCAACTCTGGCTTTGGCAGTGTGTTCAGCACCAGTACTGACTTCAGTGGGGCACCTAAAACCACTACTGACCTTGGCAGTGCTCCCAGCACCAGCATTGGCTTTGGTGGAGCCCCCAGCACCAGCTTCTGCTTTGGCAGTGTGTCTAACACCAACCTATGCTTTGGTGGCCCTCCTAGTACCAGCACCTGCTTTAGTGGTCCTACCAGTGCCAGTTTTGGTGATGGACTCAGCACCAGTGCTGGTTTCAGCTTTTGTGATGGGTTAAGCACCAGCCCTGGATTTGGTGGTGGACTGAGCACCAACTCTGGCTTTGGTGGTGGACTGATCTCCAGTGATATCTTTGGTGGTGGGCTGGGCACCAATGCTGGTTTTGGCAGCACACTTGGCACCAGTGCTGACTTTAGTAGTGGCCTCAGCATCAGTGATGGCTTTGGCGGTGGGCCTAATACCAGCTTCGACGGAAGACTGAGCACCATCATTGGCTTTGGCAGTGGTTCCAACACCAGCACTGGCTTTACTGGTGAACCCCGCACCAGCACCAGCTTTATTGGTGGACCCACTTCTATTGTTGGCTTTGGCAGTGGACTGAGCACCGATGCTGACTTCAACGGTGGACCAAGCAGTAGTGTTGGCTATAGCGGTGGACCGAGCAATGCTGCTGGCTTTGGTGGTGGAGCCACCAGCCTTGGTGCCTGTAGCTTCTCCTATGGCTAG